ACCCCGTCACCATCCACGCCTCGCGGCCGTCGAAGAGCGTCACCTTGAGCACCGGTCCCCGCTCACCGATCTCCTGGTATCCGGGCGGCGGCTCGTAGGGACATGTGCGTTTCTGCGGATACGGCGGAGCTTCCGTCATTTCCATCCTTCGGCCAGACAAGAAAGGAACGGCGCCATTGCCGTGCGACGACAACGACATTAGGCAGGAACGAAATATGGGGCAAGGCCGGTTCAGCGAGGTTTAAGAATTGCTTGTGCGTCGGCCGGACCAGCCCGATGGAGCTGGGGAACCGCGTCCAGAAGGGCCTTTGTGTATTGGTGCTCCGGGGCTTCGAATACCTTTCTCGTGTCGCCGTACTCGACCACTCTCCCGTCTTTCATCACCACCACTTCGTGACTGATCCGGCGGACGACGCCCAGGTCGTGGGAAATGAATACGTAGGCCACGCCGAGCCTTTCCTGGACGTCGGCCAGGACGTCGAGCACCTGCGCCTGGATCACCGCGTCCAGGGCCGAGACCGGTTCGTCGCAGATGATGACGTCCGGTCGCGGGGCGAGCGCCCGCGCGATGGCGAGGCGCTGCCGCTGGCCTCCGGACAGCTCCCGTGCCCGCCGGCCGAGCACCTCCTCGTCGAGGCCGACGTGCTCCAGCAGCTCCGCCACCCGCCGCGCGCGTTCGGCGGCGGGGACGCGCTCGGCGCGCAGCGGCTCCTCGAGGAGCCGTCGCGCGGTGTACCGGGGATCGAAGGAGGCCAGCGGGTGCTGGTAGATCATCTGAATCCGGCGGCGGGCCGTCCGCCGCTCGGGGCCGCGCAGCTCGGTCCAGGGCCGCCCGTTCACCTCGACCCGGCCGGCGTCCGGCGCGACCAGTCCCAGCAGCAGTCGGCCCACGGTCGTCTTGCCCGACCCCGACTCGCCGACGATCCCGAGCGTCTCACCGGCCCGTACCTCGACCGACACCTCGTCCACCGCGGTGAACGCGCCCCTGCCCGGCAGCCGGTACCTCTTGACCAGCCCGTCGGCGCGCAGCACCACCCGTCCGGGACCGGGGTCCGGTCCGGCGGGCGCGGCGCCCCGCGCGGGCCCGCGTCCCTGCCCGAGCGCGGCGGCGACCAGGGTCCTGGTGTAGGGGTGGGACGGCGCCTGGAGCACCTGCCGCGCCGGGCCGTCCTCGACGAACCGCCCGTCCTTCATCACGTACACGTGGTCGGCGATCTCCGTGACGACACCGAGGTCGTGGCTGATGAGCAGGATCGCCGTGCCTTCGCCCGCCCGCTCGCGCAGCAGCCGGAGCACCTGCCGCTGCACCGTCGCGTCCAGCGCCGTCGTCGGCTCGTCGGCGATCAGCAGGTCCGGCCGCGCGGCCAGGGCCGAGGCGATCAGGGCGCGTTGCCGCAGCCCGCCCGACATCTCGTGCGAGTACTGCCGGGCCCGGCTCCCGGGCAGGGGGACGCCCACCGAGTCGAGCAGCCGTACGACCTCGTCGCCGATCTGTCCCGCGGGCACGATCCGGTGCTCGCGCAGGGGCTCGGCCACCTCGGCGCCGACGCGGCGCAGCGGGTCGAGGGAGCCCAGGGCGTCCTGCAGGACGAAGCCGATGCGCCGCCCTCGCAGCGCGCGCCAGCGGCGGCCCCGTACCCGGCGCAGGTCGAGCCCGCCGAACACGAGTTCCCCGGCCCGCACGTCGGCACCGTCGCCGGCCAGTCCCACCAGGCTGCGCGCCGTGACGCTCTTGCCGGAGCCGGACTCACCGACGATCGCCACCACCTGCCCGCGGTCGATCCGGAAGGACACGCCCCGCACCGCGTCGACGTGCCCGCGGCCCGTCGCGAAGGCGACGGTGAGGTCCCGGACGGAGAGCAGCTGCCTCGGGTTCCCGGGTACCGGGCTCATGTCCGTCTCCGCTCGATCCGCCGTCTCCGCCGCGTCCCCGGAAGCCGGGCCCATGTCCGCCCCCGTTCGGTCCACCGTCTCCACCGTCTCCGCCGCGTCCCCGGAGGCCGGGCTCATGTCCGCCCCCGCTCGATCCGCCGCTGCAGGTGCCCGCCGACGACGGTGACGGCCAGGACCGCGACGGTGATGGCGACCCCGGGGAACGCCGCCGGCCACCAGGCGATCGCGAGAAACTCCTGGCTGTCGGCCAGCATCGCGCCCCACTCCGCGGTCGGCGGCTGGGGGCCGAGGCCCACGAAGCTCAGCGAGGAGCCCGCCACGATCATCGCTCCCAGGGTCACCGTCGCCAGCACCATGACCGGGCCGAGCGCGTTGGGCAGGATGTGCCGCAGGACCACCTGGGCGCGCGACCAGCCGAACCCGTGGGCCGCCTCGACGTAGTGCGCTCCGCGCAGCCTGATCACCTCCGCGCGGGTCACCCGGGCGAAGCCCGGCAGGGAGATCACCGCCAGGCCCACACTGGCCGGGCCGCCGCCGGGTCCCAGGACCGCGACGACCAAAAACACCAGCAGCAGGCCCGGGACGGAGAGGATCACGTCGAGCGACCTGCTGAGCACCTGGTCCATGGCCCGGCCGAGCTGGGCGGCGGCGACCCCGACCAGGACGCCCGCGACCAGCGCCAGCCCGACCGCGCCGGCGCCTATCAGCAGGGAGGGGCCGGCTCCGTGCACGATCCTGGCGTACAGGTCCCGGCCGTTCTGGTCGGTGCCGAGCCAGTGCGCGCCGCTCGGCGGCTGCAGCGTCGCGTTCAGGTCCGCCGCGTCAGGGTCCGTCCCGGTGAACAGCGACGGGAAGAGCGCCATCACGGCCAGTAGCGCCAGCACGATCGCCCCGGGCCAGAAACTCTTGGCCATGGCTAGCTCCCCGCCTCTCGCGTCCTGGGGTCGATCATCCAGACGAGGATGTCGACCACGATGTTGACCAGCACGAACACGACCGCGGTGAGCAGCACGATCGCGATCACCACGGGCATGTCCTTGTTCTCCACCGCGAACAGCACCAGCCGGCCGATCCCCTGCCGGGAGAAGACGATCTCGATGATCACCGCGCCCCCGATGAGCGAGCCGGCGATCCAGCCCAGGAGCGTGGTGGCGGGCAGCAGCGCGTGCCGCAGCACGTGCCGCAGGCGCAGCGCGAGCTCGCCGATGCCCCGCGTGCGGGCGGTCACCACGAACGGCTCCTCCAGCGCGCGCAGCAGCCCGTCCCGCAGCACCCCCGTCATCACCGCGACCGGCCCGGCGGCCAGCGCGGCGGTCGGCAGCACGAGGCCGGAGAGGGAGGAGGACCCGATGGCCGGGAACCAGTGCAGGTTGAAGGAGAACACCGTGAGCAGCAGCAGTCCGAGCCAGAAGGGCGGCAGCGCCACCACCAGCGACTCGGCCGCGGAGAACGACGACCGCACCCACCACCGGCGGTTCGCGCTCACCACCGCGAGCAGGACGGAGGCGACCAGCGTGACCAGCAGGGTCGCCAGGACCAGCAGCAGGGTGTGGGGGAGCTGGGATCCGATCGCGTCCCACACCGGCCTGCGCAGCACGTACGACTCGCCGAACTCACCCTGCGCGATCCTGCCGAGGTAGGCCAGGTACTGCGTCGCGAGCGGGTCGTCGAGCCGGTAGTCGGCGATGATCCGGGCGCGCACCTCCGGGGTCACGGCGGACCTGGCGAGCAGCACGTCGGCGGTGCCGCCCGGCATCACCCGCAGCAGCAGGAACGTCGCCGTGACCGCTCCCCACAGCACGGCGGCCGAGGCGGCCACGCGCACCAGCACGAGACGCGCCGGGCCGGTGCGGCGGCGTGGA
This region of Streptosporangium sp. NBC_01495 genomic DNA includes:
- a CDS encoding ABC transporter permease: MAKSFWPGAIVLALLAVMALFPSLFTGTDPDAADLNATLQPPSGAHWLGTDQNGRDLYARIVHGAGPSLLIGAGAVGLALVAGVLVGVAAAQLGRAMDQVLSRSLDVILSVPGLLLVFLVVAVLGPGGGPASVGLAVISLPGFARVTRAEVIRLRGAHYVEAAHGFGWSRAQVVLRHILPNALGPVMVLATVTLGAMIVAGSSLSFVGLGPQPPTAEWGAMLADSQEFLAIAWWPAAFPGVAITVAVLAVTVVGGHLQRRIERGRT
- a CDS encoding ABC transporter permease; protein product: MAGVLKAPVAEAVAVDPPPRRRTGPARLVLVRVAASAAVLWGAVTATFLLLRVMPGGTADVLLARSAVTPEVRARIIADYRLDDPLATQYLAYLGRIAQGEFGESYVLRRPVWDAIGSQLPHTLLLVLATLLVTLVASVLLAVVSANRRWWVRSSFSAAESLVVALPPFWLGLLLLTVFSFNLHWFPAIGSSSLSGLVLPTAALAAGPVAVMTGVLRDGLLRALEEPFVVTARTRGIGELALRLRHVLRHALLPATTLLGWIAGSLIGGAVIIEIVFSRQGIGRLVLFAVENKDMPVVIAIVLLTAVVFVLVNIVVDILVWMIDPRTREAGS
- a CDS encoding ABC transporter ATP-binding protein; its protein translation is MSPVPGNPRQLLSVRDLTVAFATGRGHVDAVRGVSFRIDRGQVVAIVGESGSGKSVTARSLVGLAGDGADVRAGELVFGGLDLRRVRGRRWRALRGRRIGFVLQDALGSLDPLRRVGAEVAEPLREHRIVPAGQIGDEVVRLLDSVGVPLPGSRARQYSHEMSGGLRQRALIASALAARPDLLIADEPTTALDATVQRQVLRLLRERAGEGTAILLISHDLGVVTEIADHVYVMKDGRFVEDGPARQVLQAPSHPYTRTLVAAALGQGRGPARGAAPAGPDPGPGRVVLRADGLVKRYRLPGRGAFTAVDEVSVEVRAGETLGIVGESGSGKTTVGRLLLGLVAPDAGRVEVNGRPWTELRGPERRTARRRIQMIYQHPLASFDPRYTARRLLEEPLRAERVPAAERARRVAELLEHVGLDEEVLGRRARELSGGQRQRLAIARALAPRPDVIICDEPVSALDAVIQAQVLDVLADVQERLGVAYVFISHDLGVVRRISHEVVVMKDGRVVEYGDTRKVFEAPEHQYTKALLDAVPQLHRAGPADAQAILKPR